A single candidate division TA06 bacterium B3_TA06 DNA region contains:
- the scpB gene encoding SMC-Scp complex subunit ScpB codes for MSEPWQIIEALLFASPESVSSRRLANATNLAPSEVEACIQKLNRDYEGHGRSFQIRKLAGGWQMVTLPRFAPWIARLLQRKGRGRLSTAALETLAVIAHRQPINKPDIDQARGIESSYILSSLLERGIIRIKGRDKRAGHPYVYVTTPKFLEFFGLASLEELPDLEEPAVKEEDILPLEADQETEELTREEEKSAEVSSEALAAIGYRIEKKTRKKEELREEESSAGGESEES; via the coding sequence ATGAGCGAGCCCTGGCAGATTATTGAGGCGCTGCTTTTTGCCTCGCCCGAGAGTGTCAGCAGCAGGCGCTTGGCGAATGCTACCAACCTTGCTCCTTCCGAGGTAGAAGCCTGCATCCAAAAGCTCAACAGGGATTACGAAGGGCATGGCCGGTCGTTTCAAATCCGTAAGCTGGCTGGCGGCTGGCAGATGGTTACCCTTCCGCGCTTTGCCCCGTGGATTGCCCGGCTCTTGCAGCGTAAGGGCCGCGGCCGCCTGTCCACGGCTGCTTTGGAGACCCTGGCTGTGATCGCCCATCGCCAGCCGATAAACAAACCCGATATCGATCAGGCAAGGGGGATCGAGTCATCCTATATCCTTTCCTCCCTTCTTGAACGCGGTATTATACGCATCAAGGGACGGGACAAGCGTGCAGGGCATCCTTATGTCTACGTCACCACCCCCAAGTTCCTTGAGTTCTTTGGGTTAGCCTCTTTGGAGGAGCTGCCAGATCTTGAGGAGCCTGCTGTTAAAGAAGAAGACATACTCCCTCTAGAAGCCGATCAGGAGACGGAGGAGCTAACTCGTGAGGAGGAAAAGAGCGCTGAGGTTTCCTCAGAAGCGTTGGCTGCTATAGGCTACCGGATCGAGAAGAAGACAAGGAAGAAAGAGGAACTCAGGGAAGAAGAATCATCCGCAGGGGGAGAAAGTGAAGAATCTTGA
- a CDS encoding alanine--tRNA ligase — MNSAELREAFLRFFEERGHTRVDSAPLVPKRDPTILFNVAGMVQFKPLWAGLVEPLPYTRAVSVQKCLRLEDLDVVGSDATHDTFFEMLGNFSFGDYQKEEAIRWAWEFIIQVMKLPAERLWVSVHETDEEAASIWRDVVGVPKERVVYLGDEHNFWEPAGGRGACGPCSEIFWDLKWEKGNCGPGPGEDDSEARYTEIWNLVFPQFDQQEDGSRPLLKYRGVDTGAGLERMVLAAQDVETVFHTDLFYPLMQAAADTLKVKISPETWEFLAITADHVRAATFVIAEGVRPSNTKQGYVIRRVLRRAIGALYLLGIQESLLYKLSGHVIEQMRHVYPELEERREQVALMIKGEEERFLKTLEAGMRLFADAAAAGKISGEDAFKLHDTHGFPIDLTKWLAKHKGIEVDLEGFEKAMEGQRKKSRKKMDITGGVTLKATDTYESSEFVGYNETEVKTKIVSMLYNEKSKEIHIQLEKSPFYAEAGGQIGDTGKIIGENFEIEVFNTDYNQAGVQVIHGKFVKGKPPKDLKGKKVKAIVDLTRRMEIERAHTATHLLHAALRAVLGEHVKQEGSLVEPGRLRFDFYHPSPMTAEEIAEVEKQVYAWIIANHEAKPDEMSREEAEKLGALAFFGEKYGEEVRVLQIRDKNTEELISAELCGGTHLDRTGDIGMFIITSETGVAAGIRRIEALTGQRAWKEIKNGREVISELAQLVGTERDKLVKRVEELKSTLSAETKAREQLARRYVESLAEGVLKNSQKIDDVEFVTGRVEGISRDELRLLADSLKSRRERIVGLLAAPDKNRLAVLCFSSKSTSKDYPAGEILKKVASRFKGGGGGSATLAEASIAETSLDDLTSTFLEIVKTRREGN; from the coding sequence ATGAACTCAGCCGAGCTTAGAGAGGCGTTCCTTAGATTCTTTGAAGAGCGCGGACATACGCGGGTGGATTCTGCACCGCTTGTTCCCAAACGAGACCCTACAATACTCTTCAACGTTGCGGGTATGGTTCAGTTCAAGCCGTTGTGGGCCGGTTTGGTCGAGCCACTTCCCTACACCCGCGCCGTCTCGGTGCAGAAGTGCCTGCGGTTGGAAGACTTGGATGTAGTAGGCTCTGACGCCACCCACGATACCTTCTTTGAGATGCTCGGCAACTTCAGCTTCGGTGACTACCAGAAAGAGGAGGCGATACGCTGGGCCTGGGAATTCATCATCCAGGTGATGAAGCTGCCTGCCGAACGGCTTTGGGTTTCGGTTCACGAAACCGATGAGGAAGCGGCTTCGATCTGGCGTGATGTGGTGGGAGTACCTAAAGAGCGTGTGGTCTATCTGGGCGATGAGCATAACTTTTGGGAACCTGCAGGCGGCAGGGGTGCGTGTGGGCCGTGTTCTGAGATATTCTGGGATTTGAAGTGGGAAAAAGGCAACTGCGGACCGGGTCCGGGAGAAGACGACTCCGAAGCGCGCTACACCGAGATATGGAACCTGGTGTTCCCTCAGTTTGACCAGCAGGAAGACGGCTCCCGTCCCTTGCTTAAGTACCGCGGAGTGGACACCGGTGCAGGGCTTGAGCGTATGGTGTTGGCCGCCCAGGACGTTGAAACTGTCTTTCACACCGATCTTTTCTATCCTTTAATGCAGGCTGCGGCGGATACGTTAAAAGTCAAAATCTCACCCGAAACCTGGGAGTTTCTGGCCATAACCGCCGATCACGTTCGTGCAGCCACCTTCGTGATTGCCGAAGGGGTACGGCCATCGAATACCAAACAGGGATACGTAATAAGAAGGGTTCTGAGACGCGCCATAGGTGCACTTTACCTCTTAGGGATTCAGGAGTCACTCCTGTACAAACTATCGGGCCATGTGATTGAGCAGATGCGTCACGTCTACCCTGAACTCGAAGAACGCCGTGAGCAGGTGGCGCTCATGATCAAGGGCGAAGAGGAACGCTTCCTTAAAACCCTTGAGGCAGGCATGCGGCTGTTTGCCGATGCCGCGGCTGCGGGAAAGATATCGGGAGAAGATGCCTTCAAGCTGCACGATACCCACGGCTTTCCAATAGATCTGACCAAATGGCTGGCCAAGCACAAGGGAATCGAGGTCGACCTGGAGGGTTTCGAGAAGGCAATGGAGGGTCAGAGGAAGAAGTCGAGGAAGAAAATGGATATCACTGGGGGAGTGACACTAAAAGCGACAGACACTTATGAGTCTAGCGAGTTCGTTGGATACAATGAAACAGAAGTTAAAACAAAGATTGTCTCGATGCTCTACAATGAAAAATCTAAAGAGATTCACATTCAGCTAGAGAAGTCACCCTTCTATGCTGAAGCGGGAGGACAGATAGGGGATACAGGTAAGATTATAGGCGAGAACTTTGAGATAGAAGTCTTCAATACCGATTACAATCAGGCTGGGGTACAGGTAATACATGGGAAGTTCGTTAAGGGTAAGCCTCCCAAGGACTTAAAGGGCAAAAAGGTCAAGGCAATTGTGGACTTGACCCGACGCATGGAGATTGAGCGGGCGCATACCGCCACGCATCTGCTGCATGCCGCACTTCGAGCGGTTCTGGGCGAGCACGTAAAGCAGGAAGGCTCTCTGGTAGAACCCGGACGTCTGCGCTTTGACTTCTACCACCCCTCACCCATGACTGCCGAGGAAATAGCAGAGGTAGAGAAGCAGGTCTATGCATGGATAATTGCCAATCATGAAGCGAAGCCAGACGAAATGAGTCGGGAAGAAGCCGAGAAACTCGGGGCATTGGCATTTTTTGGCGAAAAGTACGGTGAGGAAGTCCGAGTACTTCAAATCAGAGACAAGAATACTGAGGAGCTCATATCCGCCGAGCTGTGCGGCGGCACCCACCTCGATCGCACCGGCGATATCGGGATGTTCATTATCACCTCAGAAACCGGTGTTGCCGCAGGCATCCGCCGGATAGAAGCACTTACCGGCCAGCGTGCATGGAAGGAGATCAAGAATGGCCGAGAGGTGATCTCGGAGCTTGCTCAACTTGTAGGCACAGAACGGGATAAGCTGGTCAAGCGGGTCGAAGAGCTAAAGTCCACCCTCTCTGCCGAGACCAAGGCAAGAGAGCAGCTCGCCCGCCGGTACGTAGAGAGTCTTGCCGAAGGTGTCCTTAAGAACTCTCAAAAGATTGACGACGTTGAGTTTGTTACCGGTCGTGTCGAAGGCATCTCCCGCGATGAGTTGCGTCTGCTTGCCGATTCCCTCAAGTCCCGACGAGAGCGCATCGTAGGACTCCTGGCCGCACCTGACAAGAACCGGTTGGCCGTGCTCTGCTTCTCCTCTAAGTCTACTTCTAAAGACTATCCCGCCGGAGAAATACTTAAAAAAGTCGCCTCCAGGTTCAAGGGCGGAGGCGGCGGTTCTGCCACCCTTGCCGAGGCTAGCATCGCCGAAACATCCCTTGACGACCTTACGTCTACGTTTTTAGAAATCGTTAAGACCCGAAGGGAGGGAAATTGA
- the recA gene encoding recombinase RecA, with protein sequence MAKSQAKEQDDRRKALDTAIGQIQKQFGEGAIMRLGERPARINVQVIPTGSLTLDVALGIGGLPRGRLIEIFGSEASGKTTIGLQVVASAQRMGGQAAFIDAEHALDLSYAQALGVNVEELLLSQPDTGEQALEIAEVLTRSGGIDVFVIDSVAALVPRAEIEGEMGDAHVGLQARLMSQALRKLTAVISRSNTCAIFINQIRMKIGVMWGNPETTPGGLALKFHSTIRLDIRRIASIKKGDEVIGNRTRIKVAKNKLAPPFRKAEFDILYGKGVNYLGELVDVGVDLGFVQKSGTWFSYGDERMGQGRDAAIAFLAENPEAKEKLEKEAREKLFPTPTAPKEVVEPEAAEEEKKD encoded by the coding sequence ATGGCTAAGAGTCAAGCAAAGGAGCAGGACGATAGGCGCAAGGCGTTGGATACCGCGATCGGCCAAATCCAGAAGCAATTTGGGGAAGGTGCTATCATGCGGCTTGGGGAACGTCCTGCAAGGATAAATGTTCAGGTCATCCCTACCGGTTCCCTGACCCTTGACGTCGCTCTGGGTATCGGTGGGCTTCCCAGAGGTAGGTTGATCGAGATCTTCGGATCGGAGGCCTCAGGTAAGACCACTATTGGGCTTCAGGTAGTGGCAAGTGCTCAGAGGATGGGTGGGCAGGCGGCGTTCATCGATGCCGAGCACGCCCTTGATCTGTCCTACGCCCAGGCGCTGGGAGTCAACGTAGAAGAGCTCCTTCTCTCCCAGCCGGACACCGGCGAGCAAGCTCTTGAAATCGCAGAGGTGCTCACCCGTTCCGGCGGCATAGATGTTTTCGTTATCGACTCGGTTGCGGCCCTTGTGCCGCGAGCAGAGATCGAAGGGGAGATGGGTGACGCGCACGTGGGACTTCAGGCGCGGCTTATGTCACAGGCACTCAGAAAACTCACTGCGGTTATCTCTCGCTCCAATACCTGCGCTATCTTCATTAACCAGATTCGTATGAAGATTGGTGTGATGTGGGGCAACCCGGAGACCACACCCGGCGGTCTGGCGCTTAAGTTCCACTCAACCATCCGTCTGGACATCCGGCGTATCGCCTCTATCAAAAAGGGCGACGAGGTCATCGGCAACCGCACCAGAATCAAAGTCGCAAAAAATAAACTCGCACCGCCCTTCCGCAAGGCCGAGTTCGACATCCTCTACGGCAAGGGCGTAAACTACCTTGGTGAGCTTGTTGATGTCGGTGTGGACCTTGGGTTCGTTCAGAAGTCCGGCACCTGGTTTTCCTACGGCGATGAGCGGATGGGCCAGGGCCGTGACGCGGCCATCGCTTTCCTCGCCGAGAATCCAGAGGCTAAAGAGAAACTCGAAAAAGAGGCAAGAGAGAAGCTCTTCCCCACCCCTACCGCCCCCAAGGAGGTCGTGGAGCCTGAAGCAGCGGAAGAGGAGAAGAAGGATTAG
- the glmS gene encoding glutamine--fructose-6-phosphate transaminase (isomerizing) → MCGIVGYLGSRDIESVILVGLERLEYRGYDSCGIALADEGKIKITKVTGRLQNLKDALEKHPLSGDVGIGHTRWATHGPPTQRNAHPFTDPEGLFAVVHNGIIENHAELRRELEAKGHKFVSQTDSEIIPHLLASYYKGNLLKAVLRTLKRLKGSFALVAVMRDRPDCLLGVRMGSPLVVGIGKGEFALASDPLALVGITQRMIALDDGEVVLIHRGNLPEVYSFDGKRIKAKVVPIEFRPKAVSKGRYRHFMRKEIFEQPKVIANSLERRIRNGRIVLGSAYRFYPEELADFEHILIQACGTSYHAGLVARYFIERFTGVHTEVEIASELIDRTSIFGKHELMIAISQSGETADTLAALRAARRNSNLKVLSIVNVKRTSVDRESDSSIYIHAGPEIGVASTKAYTAELFALLIFTLELARRKATMKPRQLRKIKSAFSALPDQMAQVLKQDHRIREIARQFQKRKSYLFLGRGVNFPTALEGALKLKEISYIHATGYPAGEMKHGPISLIDSKTPVVVVAPRDATYEKMNANIEEVAARGGQVIAVGTAGDHELAKRSAAFIPIPEAPDYILPFLTVIPLQLLAYHTACFRGCDVDKPRNLAKTVTVE, encoded by the coding sequence ATGTGTGGGATAGTTGGGTATCTCGGGAGCCGCGACATAGAGTCGGTTATACTTGTTGGTCTTGAGAGGCTTGAGTACCGGGGCTACGACTCCTGCGGCATCGCCCTCGCAGATGAAGGAAAGATCAAGATCACCAAGGTCACCGGAAGGCTGCAGAATCTCAAGGATGCATTAGAGAAGCATCCCCTTTCGGGAGATGTAGGTATCGGTCACACCCGTTGGGCCACGCACGGACCGCCAACTCAGCGTAACGCCCACCCCTTCACCGATCCCGAAGGGCTTTTTGCGGTCGTCCATAACGGGATCATCGAGAATCACGCCGAACTTCGCCGTGAGCTCGAAGCCAAGGGGCATAAGTTTGTCTCGCAGACAGATTCTGAGATTATACCTCATCTTCTGGCCTCTTACTACAAGGGCAATCTACTGAAGGCTGTCCTTCGGACGCTCAAGCGTCTTAAGGGCAGTTTTGCCCTGGTTGCGGTGATGCGCGATCGTCCGGATTGTCTTTTGGGTGTCCGGATGGGTTCACCCCTGGTGGTCGGTATAGGCAAGGGGGAGTTTGCCCTCGCATCCGACCCGCTGGCTCTTGTGGGTATCACCCAGCGTATGATAGCTCTTGACGACGGGGAGGTGGTTCTAATCCATAGGGGCAATCTACCTGAGGTTTATTCATTCGACGGCAAACGAATCAAGGCGAAGGTTGTTCCTATTGAGTTCCGTCCCAAGGCGGTTTCCAAAGGGCGTTACCGACACTTCATGCGCAAGGAGATATTCGAGCAGCCCAAGGTTATCGCAAATAGCCTCGAGCGCCGGATACGCAACGGGCGCATCGTGCTGGGATCTGCCTATCGCTTTTACCCTGAGGAGCTTGCTGATTTCGAGCACATCCTTATCCAGGCCTGCGGCACAAGCTACCATGCCGGTCTGGTGGCACGCTACTTTATCGAACGCTTCACAGGCGTGCATACCGAGGTCGAGATCGCATCCGAGCTTATAGATCGCACCTCCATCTTCGGCAAGCACGAGCTCATGATCGCCATCAGCCAGTCGGGTGAGACCGCGGATACCCTGGCCGCCCTGCGTGCGGCGCGTCGCAACTCCAATCTTAAGGTACTTTCAATAGTCAACGTGAAACGAACCTCTGTCGATCGTGAGTCCGACTCGTCAATCTACATCCACGCCGGGCCGGAGATAGGCGTGGCTTCAACCAAGGCCTACACTGCAGAGCTATTTGCACTCCTTATCTTCACCCTGGAGCTTGCCCGACGTAAAGCTACGATGAAACCAAGGCAGTTAAGGAAGATCAAGTCAGCCTTTTCGGCCTTGCCCGACCAGATGGCCCAGGTGCTCAAGCAGGACCACCGGATTCGCGAGATCGCCAGGCAATTCCAAAAACGAAAATCCTACCTCTTCCTGGGACGTGGGGTTAACTTTCCCACCGCTTTGGAGGGGGCGCTCAAGCTCAAGGAGATAAGCTACATCCACGCCACCGGCTACCCGGCGGGTGAGATGAAGCACGGGCCGATATCACTTATCGATTCAAAGACGCCTGTTGTGGTCGTAGCACCACGTGATGCGACCTATGAGAAGATGAACGCAAACATCGAAGAGGTGGCCGCGCGCGGAGGACAGGTGATCGCAGTGGGTACGGCAGGCGACCATGAGTTGGCCAAGCGCAGTGCTGCGTTTATCCCCATCCCAGAGGCCCCGGACTACATCCTTCCATTCCTTACGGTTATCCCCTTGCAGCTTCTTGCCTATCACACCGCCTGCTTCCGTGGCTGCGACGTGGACAAGCCGCGCAACCTGGCCAAGACCGTGACCGTGGAGTAA